A window of the Mus pahari chromosome 1, PAHARI_EIJ_v1.1, whole genome shotgun sequence genome harbors these coding sequences:
- the Zg16 gene encoding zymogen granule membrane protein 16 — protein sequence MLAIALLVLLCASASANSIQSRTSSYSGEYGGKGGKRFSHSGNQLDGPITAFRIRVNRYYIVGLQVRYGTVWSDYVGGTQGDLEEIFLHPGESVIQVSGKYKSYVKQMIFMTDKGRYLPFGKDSGTSFNAVPLHPNTVLRFISGRSGSAIDSISLHWDTYPSHCNTC from the exons ATGTTGGCCATCGCCCTCTTAGTCCTTCTTTGTGCCTCGGCCTCTGCTAATTCCA TCCAGTCCAGGACCTCCTCTTACAGTGGAGAGTATGGAGGTAAAGGAGGAAAGCGATTCTCGCATTCTGGCAACCAGCTGGACGGCCCCATCACCGCCTTCCGCATCCGGGTCAACAGATACTACATCGTAGG TCTCCAGGTACGCTATGGCACAGTGTGGAGTGACTATGTAGGTGGCACACAGGGAGACCTGGAGGAGATCTTTCTGCACCCCGGGGAATCTGTGATCCAGGTGTCTGGCAAGTACAAATCGTACGTGAAGCAGATGATCTTCATGACGGACAAGGGCCGATACCTGCCTTTTGGAAAAGACTCAGGCACAAGTTTCAACGCTGTTCCCTTGCATCCCAACACTGTCCTCCGTTTCATTAGTGGGCGATCTGGCTCTGCCATAGATTCTATCAGCCTGCACTGGGATACCTACCCTAGCCACTGCAACACCTGCTGA